In the Nitrospiria bacterium genome, CAGGCCAGGGTAATAATCTCACGCATTTCTATGTCACTCCTTGTATAACCTACCGACCCTTATTAATCGTATGCTTTTTTACGCGATGACTTCACTGATGACCCCCGCACCGACCGTGCGGCCGCCTTCCCGGATCGCAAACCGCAACTCCTTCTCCATCGCGATCGGCGTGATCAACTCCACGTCCATCCGCACATTGTCCCCCGGCATCACC is a window encoding:
- the tuf gene encoding elongation factor Tu (EF-Tu; promotes GTP-dependent binding of aminoacyl-tRNA to the A-site of ribosomes during protein biosynthesis; when the tRNA anticodon matches the mRNA codon, GTP hydrolysis results; the inactive EF-Tu-GDP leaves the ribosome and release of GDP is promoted by elongation factor Ts; many prokaryotes have two copies of the gene encoding EF-Tu) — protein: VMPGDNVRMDVELITPIAMEKELRFAIREGGRTVGAGVISEVIA